The nucleotide sequence TCCGACCAGCATGGTGGTCCAAAAGAAAAAAATAATATTCAAAGAATACGGATACACTCGGGAAAACTGGTCCAAAATGATTTCCATTCTGGAAAACAAGAGGTAATCCTTTGGAAAACGATTCCGTAAAGCCTGGGCCCAAGTTAATAACGGCAAACACCATCGTGGATTCCAATCGGGAATCTTATCCTGTAGAAGTTCAAACGATCAGCTTCATTCTGAATCTTTGTAATGTTGGAATTCCAACAAAGAACGAATTTATTAAGCCCACCCTTATAAAAGTCGCTTGTATTTTTTTAATTTTCTTTCTCTCTGGTTCGGAACTTTTTTCGAAAGAAAATTCGGTCCGGAAGATCTATGTCCATAAACTGAAATTAGAAAACGGTGTGCCAAAATATCTAGAGAGTAGATTTAGGAACGGGATCATCAATTCCATATTAAAAAATTTTGAAGGAAAATTCAATATAGCCGACGATGATTCTTTGGCGGCACTTCTAAAACAAGTTGAGCTAAGCCAAAAATTGAACTGTAACGACGAGATCTGTATGAAACAGATCGCAGATGCGATCGATGCGGACGAACTGATCTCAGGTTCTATCTTTCTTTCAAATAAAGGGTATAAGATCAATCTAAGATCCCAAAAAAGGGATTCTGTGGCGCTCACTTATTCGATCAAAACTTCTTTCGATTTGGAGTTTCCCGAATACCAGATCGATTATTATTCCTCGGAAGCCGGTCGCAAACTGATCGATCCAAGATACGCAATCAACTTTGCAGCGGCGTTCCCTGGAATAGTAGAGAAGGTAGAATTCCCCAGCTTTAAGGTCCAAGATGATAAAACCGGAGAGATTAATGTTTTAAATTTCAAAATAGAGGACCAGAGCGCGAAAAATTTTATAGAAACGATCCGGCCTAAACTTTCCAAAGCGGACGACCTGGTAAAAGAAAAACTCTATGAGAAATCGATTTTGGAATACGGGGAAACCTTAAACGCCTTAGAACAAAGACTTTCGGACAGATCCAGATCGGAGATGTCCGACTATCTAAAAAATATCAGAGGCAAAATTTCAAATTCATATTTTCTAATATATAAGGATAAATTCTCAGAAATAGACTCATCCGCACAGAAAGGAGGAGAGGTCTCTTTTTTAAAGAGATTAAGCGAAGAATATACACAGCTCAAAAAAGAATACATAACCAAAACACCTTCTTCTTTCCGATTGGCAGAATTTGAAAAAGCATTAGATGATCGGATCGAAAAACTGAATTTTCTGATCTTCGGTCTCCAAGAGAAGGAAGGGGACAGACTTTATGCGGACTTCGATTTTAGCGGCGCTATCTTAAATTATAAATCCGTTCGAAACGAGCTTATCAAATTAAGATCAGGGCCCGAATCCTCCGCATTAAAAGCAAGAGTGGAAAGAAAGATCCTCACTTCCGAAACTACCGGAAGATCGTATTTGCAAAGTAAACTTTCCGGATTGTACCAAAGTTTGGAAAGATCATTTTTAGCGGAAGCATTGGAATCGGACCCGGAACGCAAAAAAAATCATATCGAAAAAATTGGAGAAGGTTTCAGACAGATCCTGGAAATTTTAGCCAGATCCGAATTTGTTTCGGAAGAACAGATCAAATATTTCAATCATTTCCGGACAAAAGCAGCTCCTCAGGTTGGTAAAAATTTATTCGACCAGGGAACAGCGGACCTTCTTCTTCATGAAGGAATCGATAAAAAATCCAAAACACAGGTGGATACCTGCATCAAGTTAGGGGCAAATCCGAATTCTACTCATTCGGATTCGGGAAAAAACGCTGCCCAAAGATTAGCGGAAAGCGATATGATCCTGATCAGCTCGGACTCCTTAAAGATCGTAAGAAGTTCCCTCAAAACCGACGCAAGTTTGGATCCGGATTTTTTTGAATCAGTGCGCCAAAGAAAGATAGATGACATCAATCGATTCGTACTAAGAGGCTCCGATCCGAATACGAAAGATTATTTGGACAATACACCTTTGCACAAGTCAGCCGGTTTCGGATACTATGAAGTATCCGCCTTCCTTTTACAGATAGGAGCGGAATTGAATTCCAAAAACGGAGAAGGGGAAACTCCATTGCATAGAGCGGTTCTTCATGGTTTCTACGAGTTATGTGCATTGTTCTTAAGATCAGGTGCAGATCCGAGTGCGACGAGAAATGACGGAATGACCCCTTTACATTTGGCTGTCCAATTTCCCGAGATCACAAGATTACTTTTGCAGAGAGGATCGGATCTAAATTTAAAGAATGACGATGGATGGACACCTGTTCACAAGGCCGCGGAAAGTGGACACCCTGAATCTTTAAAACTTTTGATCCAAGCAGGTGCAAGAGTAAACGAAAAAGATAATATCGGTTGGACACCGATGGACTGGGCGGTCCAAAAGAATCGGTACGAAAACCCGAATATAGTGAAGATCCTAAAAAAAGCAGGAGCGGAATGCCAAGTGAACTGTGTGGAGTAAGCTGGCCCGATCTATAATATATTATGGTTTCCTAATTCGTAAAATTTTTCCGAACCGCATCCTTTGAAAGATTCCCTTCCTTGTCCGTTTTGATCAGAATCGGATCTATATAAATCGCAGGCTTTCCTTTTGTGTAAGCCACTATAATAAATCCGTCCGAAACGTTCAGGATTCGATAGGCTGAATACAATCTTTTCGTTTGTTTTTTCTCCCAAAGTTTCTTTCCTTCGGCGGAAAATTTCACCAAACGTAAAGGACCTTCTCCATCGGAGGAAAGAGCCATAAAATCTTTTTCCGGGGTTTCGATTATATCCGTTAAAAATCCGAGTCCTTCAATCTTTTGTATAGTTTCCCAGATTATTTCCCCGTTTTGATTCAATTTCATGAGCCAGGTCTGAGTGTTCCTAGAATTTAGAGTTACAGCACCTGCAAAAAGTAGATTCCCGTCTGAAACAGAAATGATCTTGGAAGCCCATTCCTCTATTCCCGGTTTTCCATATTGTTTTTTCCAAACAGGCTTTCCGTCCTCGTCAATTTTATGGAGGATCACATCCTTTTGGGATTCCTTTCCGGAATGGATGCTTGTATTCTCTGCAAGTAAAACTCCTCCATCAGAAAATCCTAAACTAGTTTCAGGAAAGTTCTTAAAATCCTTTAGGTATTTTACGAATTTAATATCTCCATCTTTAGAAAACCGAACAAAAAAATATGCAGTCTCTATAGTACTCGATATCGTGGTAGTATTTCCCTCTTTTGTTTCTTTTTCTAATCTATATTGAACGGAAACGATCGCTGTCCATTTGCCGTTCGAAAGTTCGTGTAGATGACAAACACTTACATCCGTTTCTCCACAAAAAGAATCACAAAAGTCTTTGGGCAAAAGATATTTGTCCCAAAGCAGTTTTCCATCGGCATCGTATTTCATAAATACAAGCTGTTTCTTTTCGACGGAACCCATGGTGCCCATTGTTACGAACCCGCCATCCGAAGTTTCATGAGAAAGTTTTGAAAGTACACTTTCATGATTCAAAACGAATTGGGTGTATCCGCCAAGGTCGATCGGTTTTCCCGTGAATAAGTATTTCCACCAAACAGGATTTCCGTTCCCGTCAATCTTGGTTGCCCAGGCATTGGAATATTTTCTTTTCTCCGCTAGGGCATGCGTATCGAGCCTACTACAATCGTTGGCGGATCCGATGATAACGGAGCCTCCGTCTTTTAACATAATAAAGTGACCTGGCAGATCTTCCGGACAATCCTTGGCAATCATGCCGTTGTATTGTTCTCCTCCGACTATCGTTTGCCAAAGGTTTGCAGTTTGAGACCATACGGGAAAAGAGAAGGAATAAATTAGAATAGTTAAGAAGGTTCGTTTCATTGGAAATTCCAAAAGGAAGCAAACGATGTTGAATTTTTATATTTTGTAAAGAATTTATTACCTCCGTGGGGATTCCTAGTTATCCCCAAAGTTATAAATCATTTAAACTTCGGGAATACTTTTGGATTGTTCTTCCGGACTTTTCCCGACATTCTTTTGAGATCTTTGATAGAAAGTTTAAAATGCACCGGGCTTGAATTTGCTCCAGAATATACGACCTTCTCCTTTTAACCTTTGCGAAAATCTACCGCTCACTACTCCGAAAATTTTTGTGTTCTGTTTTTCAAAGACCGCAGGTAAAAGGAAAAATTCAATCCGCTTTTTCAAATGTGGCTTTGAATATCTCCAAATCCTCTACCAAAATTTTACGGATCCAATCCGGGATCGGTATAGAGGATTTATTCCTATGATCGTAAGACACTTGGACCGTTTTTGCCTTAGTAAAAATTTCCTTGGTTTCCGTATGTCGTATTAAGGAAGTAAAATCCCATGACTTATTCCCGATTTTAGAAACGCAGGTCCAAACTTCTATCGGATGAAATAATTCGACTGCCTTAAGCATATCCACTTCCATTCTTGCGAGTAAGAATGGAACATCGTAGATATCTTTGGTATTGAATTTTTTGGAACAATAATCCACTCGTCCTATCTCAAAATAGGACATGTATCTGGCATTATTCACATGCGCGAAAGGATCCAAATCGTTCCATCTGGTTTGGATCGGAGTGATAATCATATTAGAATTGTTTTAAGAACCTCAGGTTCCCTGAATGTAGATAACGGATATCATGGATCCCGTATTTCATCATAACTAATCTGTCAAGTCCGAGTCCGAATGCAAATCCGGTCCACTCTTGAGGATCTAAACCGTTCAGTTTGAAAACGTTCGGATGTACTAAACCGCAAGGCATCAGCTCCAACCAACCGGATTGTTTACATACGGAGCAACCGCTTCCTCCGCAGACCTGGCAGTTGATATCCAACTCGAATGCCGGCTCTACGAACGGGAAAAATCCGGGTCTCAACCTGGTCTTTACTTCTTTCTCGAAAACTCTTGAAAGTAGGACTTCCATCGTATAGAGCATATTACCCGCGGAGATGTCCTTTCCTACCACCATACCTTCT is from Leptospira sp. WS58.C1 and encodes:
- a CDS encoding acyl-CoA thioesterase; this translates as MIITPIQTRWNDLDPFAHVNNARYMSYFEIGRVDYCSKKFNTKDIYDVPFLLARMEVDMLKAVELFHPIEVWTCVSKIGNKSWDFTSLIRHTETKEIFTKAKTVQVSYDHRNKSSIPIPDWIRKILVEDLEIFKATFEKAD
- a CDS encoding ankyrin repeat domain-containing protein, giving the protein MENDSVKPGPKLITANTIVDSNRESYPVEVQTISFILNLCNVGIPTKNEFIKPTLIKVACIFLIFFLSGSELFSKENSVRKIYVHKLKLENGVPKYLESRFRNGIINSILKNFEGKFNIADDDSLAALLKQVELSQKLNCNDEICMKQIADAIDADELISGSIFLSNKGYKINLRSQKRDSVALTYSIKTSFDLEFPEYQIDYYSSEAGRKLIDPRYAINFAAAFPGIVEKVEFPSFKVQDDKTGEINVLNFKIEDQSAKNFIETIRPKLSKADDLVKEKLYEKSILEYGETLNALEQRLSDRSRSEMSDYLKNIRGKISNSYFLIYKDKFSEIDSSAQKGGEVSFLKRLSEEYTQLKKEYITKTPSSFRLAEFEKALDDRIEKLNFLIFGLQEKEGDRLYADFDFSGAILNYKSVRNELIKLRSGPESSALKARVERKILTSETTGRSYLQSKLSGLYQSLERSFLAEALESDPERKKNHIEKIGEGFRQILEILARSEFVSEEQIKYFNHFRTKAAPQVGKNLFDQGTADLLLHEGIDKKSKTQVDTCIKLGANPNSTHSDSGKNAAQRLAESDMILISSDSLKIVRSSLKTDASLDPDFFESVRQRKIDDINRFVLRGSDPNTKDYLDNTPLHKSAGFGYYEVSAFLLQIGAELNSKNGEGETPLHRAVLHGFYELCALFLRSGADPSATRNDGMTPLHLAVQFPEITRLLLQRGSDLNLKNDDGWTPVHKAAESGHPESLKLLIQAGARVNEKDNIGWTPMDWAVQKNRYENPNIVKILKKAGAECQVNCVE